From the genome of Papaver somniferum cultivar HN1 chromosome 2, ASM357369v1, whole genome shotgun sequence, one region includes:
- the LOC113349947 gene encoding peptidyl-prolyl cis-trans isomerase CYP19-3-like — translation MANPKVFFDIAIGKAKAGRIVMELFKDVVPKTAENFRCLCTGEKGIGLSGKPLHYKGSQFHRIIPEFMCQGGDFTRGNGTGGESIYGTKFTDENFVKKHTGPGILSMANSGPNTNGSQFFICTEKTSWLDGKHVIFGKVVDGYNVVEAMEKVGSHAGTPKAAVEIEDCGEVKEN, via the coding sequence ATGGCGAATCCAAAGGTCTTCTTTGACATAGCTATTGGAAAGGCAAAAGCTGGCCGTATTGTGATGGAACTCTTTAAGGATGTCGTTCCAAAAACAGCTGAAAACTTTAGGTGCCTCTGCACTGGTGAGAAAGGGATTGGATTATCTGGGAAACCCCTGCACTATAAAGGTTCTCAATTTCACAGGATCATTCCAGAGTTCATGTGTCAAGGTGGGGATTTCACCAGAGGTAATGGGACTGGTGGAGAGTCCATTTACGGAACAAAGTTTACAGATGAGAACTTTGTGAAGAAGCACACTGGTCCTGGGATTTTATCAATGGCAAATTCAGGTCCAAACACCAATGGTTCTCAGTTTTTTATCTGCACAGAAAAAACCAGTTGGCTCGACGGAAAGCATGTGATTTTTGGTAAGGTTGTGGACGGTTACAACGTTGTTGAAGCAATGGAAAAAGTTGGTTCACATGCTGGAACTCCTAAAGCTGCTGTTGAGATTGAGGATTGTGGCGAGGTAAAAGAGAATTAA